AGCTCAAACTGATTACGTGCTTCGACAAAGGTTGGCAGCGCGGTATTCTCGCCTTCCAGCGCCTGCTCAACCAACGCATCGCTAATCACCGGTGACGAGGTAAGCGCCACGCATTGCTCAATCACGTTGACTAACTGACGCACGTTGCCGGGCCAGGTGGCGGTCATCAGGCGTTTCATGGCGTCGGTGGAAAAGGCGCGGACAAACGGTTTGTGCCGGTCCGCTGCCTGGCGCAACAGATGATTGGCGAGCAGCGGAATATCTTCCGCGCGCTCCGCAAGCGCAGGGATCTTCAGGCTGACAACGTTCAAACGATAGTAGAGATCTTCGCGAAACTCGCCGCGCGCCATCGCTTTGGGTAAATCACGGTGCGTGGCCGAAATAATCCGCACATTAATATCGATATCGCGGTTGCTGCCAAGCGGGCGCACTTTGCGCTCCTGCAAGACGCGCAACAGTTTGACCTGCAACGGGATCGGCATATCGCCAATCTCATCGAGAAACAGCGTGCCGCCCTCTGCCGCCTGAAAAAGCCCTTCCCGGCTGCTGACTGCGCCAGTAAACGCGCCGCGGGCGTGGCCGAAAAGTTCAGACTCCAGCAACTGTTCCGGCAGCGCGCCGCAGTTGATGGCAATAAACGCGCTTTTGCTGCGCGGGCTGGCGTTGTGAATGGCTTGCGCGAGGATCTCTTTCCCGGTGCCGCTCTGGCCGTTAATCAGCACGCTGACATCCGATTGCGCCACCATTCGCGCCTGCTCCAGCAGACGTAACATCACCGGGCTGCGGGTAACAATGGTTTCGCGCCACTGATCGTCCCCTGTCGAACCGCTATGCTCCAGCGCGTCGTCAATGGCTTTATACAGCGCGTCTTTGTCGACCGGTTTGGTGAGGAAGCTGAATACGCCCTGCTGTGTGGCGGCGACTGCGTCAGGGATCGAGCCGTGCGCCGTCAGAATGATCACCGGCATGCCCGGCTGTACGCGCTGGATCTCGGCGAATAACTGCATGCCGTCCATTTCGTCCATCCGCAGATCGCTAATCACCAGATCGATTTTTTCACGCGCGAGAATGCGCAGCCCCTCCTGCCCGCTTTCGGCAGTGACAATGCTGTAGCCTTCGCTGGTGAGGCGCAGCCCCAGCAGTTTTAACAAGCCTGGATCGTCATCCACCAGTAATAAATGGGCAGGCTTACGGCTGGTCATTGCTTCACATCCTCTTGATTCCCGTCGCTCTTAGACGGGTGTGTGCTATCCGGCAGATCGGTGGCGGCCGGTTTACGGGTGGAAAGCCGCCGCTCGATATCGGTGAGGTTCTGTAGTTTGCGGGTGGTGGTTTCCAGTTGCTCACGCAGAAATTGTTGCTGCGAGCGCAGGCTATCCAGCTCGCTGTCGGCGGATTGCTGCAATTTACTGTAGCGGCTGCGCTCTTCTGCCAGCTGAAGCTGCGCCATTTCACCATCGCGCCATAATTGAAAGAGCGGGCGCACCTGAGCAGGAATAGCGGTGCTTAAGGCAGCAAGCTGTTCGGTGTACTCGCGGCGCTCCAGCGGCGAGATTTTGGCATTTGACAATAAAATGCCGCGCCGGAATGTCGCCTGCCACGTATCGTCAGACCACGAATGCGCCTCAGCACGAGCCGCCGCCGGGGCTAAACGCTGGGCGCAGTCCATGCTGCGCAGCCAAAAGAGCGGGTTATTATCGATGTTCTGGCCCGACAGTGACCAGATTTCATTGCAGTCCGTTGAGAGAAAATCAGCCAGTTGATGCTCCGGGAGCCGTTCTTCCTGGTTGTCATGAATAGCGCTTTTCGGCGTTTGCGATACGCAACCGGCCAGTAACAGGCAGGGCAGCGCACGAAGCCACAAGTGTTGCTGTGCAACCGCGTTCACAACGCGGGAAAAAAGATGCGACATACTCACCAGATCCAGGTTCATTTAATGGTTTTTTCCGGCGCAGTGAGCGGTAACTCAATACGGAAACAGACATCGGCTTTGCCATCAGCCACCAGATGCAACTCACCCTGCATGCGGCGAATGCAATCTCTGGCAATGCTTAGCCCAAGCCCGCTGCCTTTTACCGCTCCCTTACGTTGGTGGCTTCCCTGAAAGAAGGGTTCAAAAATCATTTCGCGTTCCGCTTCAGGAATGGGTGTACCGGTATTCGCCACATCGATACAAAGCCGTGCGCCGGCAAGATAACTGTGGAGGTAAATGGTACCGGATTCAGCCCCATAGTGCACCGCGTTGGAGTAAAGATTATCCAGCACGCTCATCAGTAACATCGGTTCCGCCTGGCACGTTGCCACATCAAGGGCGACATCGGTATGCATCATTTTAGCTCGCGCGGGCAAACTGTGGGCAGAGATAACCATATCGACCAGCGGCTCCAGCTCCACCTCTTCCAGCTCGACGGCGCCATCTGCCAGTTTGCGATTATAATCAAGCAGTTGCTCGATCAGCTTTTGCAAATTGCGGCTGCTGGCATCGAGGATTTCCACCACCTCTTTTTGCTCTGGCGACAGCGGCCCGACCACCTGATCGGCAAGTAGCTCCGTGCCTTCACGCATACTGGCGAGCGGGGTTTTGAGTTCGTGCGAAATATGGCGCAGAAACTGGTGACGCTGTGACTCAAGCCACGCCAGCCGCTCGCTGAGCCAGATGATGCGTTCGCCCACGGAGCGCAATTCGCGCGGTCCTTTGAACGCCACGGTATGCCCAAGGGATCGCCCTTCCCCCAGCCGGTTGATCATACGCTCGATGCCCTTCACCGGGCCAATAATCATGCGGGTAAAGAGCAGCACCAGCCCGAGGCTTACCAGAAACAGCACCAGCGCCTGCCAGCCAAAAAACTGGCCGCGCTCGGCAATTTCCAGTTGCAACTGCTGCCCGCGAGAAAAGACCACGGCGCGGGTCGATTGCACCATTTCGGTATTGGCGGCGGCAAAGGCTTCAAGCTGGGCGGAGGCCGCGGCTGACGGGCCGCTATTTTTGCATTGCAACTGGGCGAGATCGTTTAAGTCCTGGCGCAGCGCCTGGTAGAGTTTGTCATCCGGCAACACACCTGCGTGGGCGTCCAGCATTTCGCTGTAGCGTTTGCGTTGGTTTTGGTAGACACGCGCCAGCGTGGCATCGTCCAGCACACAGTACTGGCGATAGCTGCGTTCCATCTCCAGCGCGGCATTGGTCATCGCTTCACTGCGACGCGCGTCGATAAGGGTCGTGCGGTTGGTTTGCAACGCCTGCGCGCTGAGCGCATTCAGGCTTTGCCATGCCTGCCAGGCTAATACCAGCAGCGGCAGCAGAATCAGCAGGAACGCCATCATCACCAGTTGGCGTAACGAGCGGGGGAACACAGGCCAGCGTTTCAATGCAGTACTCTCGCAGGAAAAGGTACAGAGATGCTAGCGAGTGCCGGAGTAAAGAACAACAAAGCCGGGCAAAAGCCCGGCTTTGTTATGAAATTAGGCGGTGCCTAACTCGACGTTTCGCCCGATGTCTGATAAAGCTAAGCAATGATCAGCAGGTGGACGGCAGGCACCTTTACGTGCGTCATTCTAAGTTTATGTAGCGCGTCCCGAAGGGGCTGACATAAGAAGGTGAATGAGCCACTGCGCGATATTATGCACATAATATGCCAGGTTGCCAGCAATTAATTTAAGTAGTTGATAATTACGTTTTTATTTCTAACAAGATATAACATAAACACGCTCACTATTTGAACGCCCTGTCGCTATTTA
The nucleotide sequence above comes from Kosakonia sp. H02. Encoded proteins:
- the glrR gene encoding two-component system response regulator GlrR — protein: MTSRKPAHLLLVDDDPGLLKLLGLRLTSEGYSIVTAESGQEGLRILAREKIDLVISDLRMDEMDGMQLFAEIQRVQPGMPVIILTAHGSIPDAVAATQQGVFSFLTKPVDKDALYKAIDDALEHSGSTGDDQWRETIVTRSPVMLRLLEQARMVAQSDVSVLINGQSGTGKEILAQAIHNASPRSKSAFIAINCGALPEQLLESELFGHARGAFTGAVSSREGLFQAAEGGTLFLDEIGDMPIPLQVKLLRVLQERKVRPLGSNRDIDINVRIISATHRDLPKAMARGEFREDLYYRLNVVSLKIPALAERAEDIPLLANHLLRQAADRHKPFVRAFSTDAMKRLMTATWPGNVRQLVNVIEQCVALTSSPVISDALVEQALEGENTALPTFVEARNQFELNYLRKLLQITKGNVTHAARMAGRNRTEFYKLLSRHELDANDFKE
- the qseG gene encoding two-component system QseEF-associated lipoprotein QseG is translated as MNLDLVSMSHLFSRVVNAVAQQHLWLRALPCLLLAGCVSQTPKSAIHDNQEERLPEHQLADFLSTDCNEIWSLSGQNIDNNPLFWLRSMDCAQRLAPAAARAEAHSWSDDTWQATFRRGILLSNAKISPLERREYTEQLAALSTAIPAQVRPLFQLWRDGEMAQLQLAEERSRYSKLQQSADSELDSLRSQQQFLREQLETTTRKLQNLTDIERRLSTRKPAATDLPDSTHPSKSDGNQEDVKQ
- the qseE gene encoding two component system sensor histidine kinase QseE/GlrK, with product MKRWPVFPRSLRQLVMMAFLLILLPLLVLAWQAWQSLNALSAQALQTNRTTLIDARRSEAMTNAALEMERSYRQYCVLDDATLARVYQNQRKRYSEMLDAHAGVLPDDKLYQALRQDLNDLAQLQCKNSGPSAAASAQLEAFAAANTEMVQSTRAVVFSRGQQLQLEIAERGQFFGWQALVLFLVSLGLVLLFTRMIIGPVKGIERMINRLGEGRSLGHTVAFKGPRELRSVGERIIWLSERLAWLESQRHQFLRHISHELKTPLASMREGTELLADQVVGPLSPEQKEVVEILDASSRNLQKLIEQLLDYNRKLADGAVELEEVELEPLVDMVISAHSLPARAKMMHTDVALDVATCQAEPMLLMSVLDNLYSNAVHYGAESGTIYLHSYLAGARLCIDVANTGTPIPEAEREMIFEPFFQGSHQRKGAVKGSGLGLSIARDCIRRMQGELHLVADGKADVCFRIELPLTAPEKTIK